A portion of the Podospora pseudoanserina strain CBS 124.78 chromosome 2, whole genome shotgun sequence genome contains these proteins:
- a CDS encoding hypothetical protein (CAZy:GH47; COG:G; EggNog:ENOG503NXK1), whose product MFKDKPQGTSRLRTLPRPNATISWIGKRSERLLVAFTLSLVVFYIVGGFERAFPVVPESVRLERHMNTGQALYPYAAVKSSIEWSKLKPRYPNTQSPTQLPATEPGIAHPPIQHRFKRESGHDRKRRDARRRAVRDLTIQSWSAYRKYAWKKDALLPLSATGKDQFSGWAATLVDSLDTLWIMGLREEFDEAVAAVAEIDFANSSSPMINIFETNIRYLGGLLAAYDLSKRDVLLQKAIELGDLIHAGFDTPTRMPVDNINLLAIKSGEGQMIEPQVVSASPGTLSLELTHLSQLTGDPKYYSAIARLNALFSVSQNQTLLPGLFPMYISLWGPKPDVISGTRFTLGGGADSMYEYLPKLSQLLNNAAPSLVSLSHNFLSSASANLFYRPMIPDSSANDIMISGTANILPSPDTKTNSVQLSPETEHLTCFIGGTYALAGRLFSTAEYLETGSRLTRGCVHMYKSFPTGLMPERLTMLPCPPGGPSHAAESCQWNQTLWDATEKQQGLPRGFVSATDRRYILRPEAIESVFYMWRITGEPEWEAAAWDMFLAVANAVFAKETGGGASVKDVTVDPSKEDVERSDEMESFWIAETLKYFYLTFSPPDLISLDKYVLNTEAHPFLRPER is encoded by the exons ATGTTCAAAGACAAGCCTCAAGGGACCAGTCGCTTGCGAACGTTGCCTCGACCCAATGCCACAATATCCTGGATAGGCAAGAGGAGCGAGCGGCTGCTCGTTGCCTTTACGCTAAGTCTTGTGGTCTTTTACATCGTCGGTGGTTTTGAGCGTGCGTTCCCTGTAGTCCCCGAATCTGTACGCCTCGAAAGACACATGAACACAGGCCAAGCACTATACCCATATGCAGCCGTTAAAAGTAGCATCGAGTGGAGCAAGTTGAAGCCCCGCTATCCAAACACACAGTCTCCCACACAGCTTCCCGCCACAGAGCCAGGTATAGCTCACCCGCCGATTCAACATCGATTCAAGAGAGAGTCGGGTCATGACCGGAAGAGGCGAGATGCGAGAAGGCGAGCGGTCCGGGACCTCACCATACAGTCCTGGTCAGCCTATCGCAAGTATGCTTGGAAGAAAGATGCCCTCCTTCCGCTCTCCGCCACTGGCAAAGACCAGTTCTCCGGCTGGGCGGCCACTCTCGTCGACTCTCTCGACACTCTTTGGATCATGGGTCTGAGGGAAGAGTTTGACGAAGCCGTTGCCGCCGTGGCCGAAATCGACTTCGCAAACTCGTCCAGCCCGATGATCAACATTTTTGAGACCAACATCCGATACCTCGGTGGCCTGCTGGCCGCGTATGACCTCAGCAAGCGGGACGTCCTTTTGCAAAAGGCGATCGAGCTCGGTGACCTCATCCATGCCGGCTTTGACACACCGACACGCATGCCGgtcgacaacatcaacctgcTGGCTATCAAATCAGGGGAGGGCCAGATGATTGAACCGCAGGTCGTCTCGGCCTCCCCCGGAACACTGAGTTTGGAACTCACCCACCTGTCTCAGCTCACAGGGGACCCAAAGTACTACTCCGCCATAGCCCGCCTCAACGCCCTGTTCAGTGTCAGTCAGAACCAGACCCTGCTTCCTGGCCTATTCCCCATGTACATCTCACTTTGGGGCCCCAAGCCGGACGTCATCAGCGGTACAAGGTTTAccttgggaggtggtgccgACTCCATGTACGAGTACCTTCCCAAGCTATCCCAACTTCTCAACAATGCCGCGCCATCTCTTGTTTCGCTCTCACACAACTTTCTGAGCTCGGCATCTGCGAACCTCTTCTACCGGCCCATGATTCCTGATTCATCAGCAAACGACATCATGATATCGGGCACAGCCAACATCCTTCCCAGCCCCgacaccaaaaccaacagcGTTCAACTCAGCCCAGAGACGGAACACCTGACATGTTTCATAGGCGGAACCTATGCCCTGGCAGGGCGTTTGTTTTCCACTGCGGAGTACCTGGAGACGGGGTCAAGGCTGACGAGGGGCTGTGTGCACATGTACAAGTCGTTCCCTACCGGGCTCATGCCGGAGCGGCTGACTATGCTACCATGTCCTCCTGGAGGTCCTTCTCATGCAGCTGAATCGTGTCAATGGAATCAAACCCTGTGGGATGCAACCGAGAAACAGCAAGGCTTGCCCAGGGGGTTTGTTTCGGCCACAGACAGACGGTATATCCTCCGCCCGGAGGCTATCGAGTCGGTGTTTTACATGTGGCGCATCACAGGGGAACCAGagtgggaggcggcggcgtggGACATGTTTCTTGCTGTTGCGAATGCGGTTTTTGCAAAGGAAACAGGAGGCGGGGCCAGCGTGAAGGACGTGACTGTTGACCCCAGCAAGGAAGATGTCGAGAGGAGTGATGAAATGGAG AGCTTCTGGATTGCAGAAACACTCAAGTATTTTTATTTGACGTTTTCGCCACCTGATTTGATCAGTTTGGACAAGTACGTGTTAAACACAGAGGCTCATCCGTTTCTCAGACCAGAACGGTGA
- a CDS encoding hypothetical protein (EggNog:ENOG503NWAN; COG:G; CAZy:AA12): MHLFKIVTAAAALASGTEAAVRQLPKPASCSGVANFRYQYKLESGWSAMKIAGGLKQVRTIVWDTEGNMLVSQNTRGISVHTFGDNGCINSTTMLISGNQINHGLSITPDGKTLYASSETTLWSWAYDSLTRKISNQKTIVRGMSTGIHSSRTVAVVPQQPNLVLLQVGSNSNFDMASQQPGTGRAIIKIFDASKAPSNGFNYNTEGEVYGYGLRNEIGFTADPNGVFWGVENSGDDFARTENGQRRDIHIDNPAEKLNNLGDPLTVRNAWYGYPTCFSVWNPANFPNSNLKTGSHFVVSPNSSYNDATCNGRAVPPRLTFQAHSAPIANTFDFDAKNMYVTFHGSWNRQPATGFKVVQIPFTKLANGTYEPVAPADSMTGYKDIFSAPNPGSCTANGLTMSNCFRLTAAAWDPAGRGLFVGSDNSAEGEIYVLTPN, encoded by the exons ATGCATCTGTTCAAGATTGTCACTGCGGCGGCAGCTTTGGCAAGCG GCACTGAGGCCGCTGTCAGACAGCTACCAAAACCTGCCAGCTGCAGTGGTGTTGCCAACTTCCGCTACCAATACAAGTTGGAATCAGGATGGTCCGCCATGAAGATTGCCGGTGGTCTCAAGCAAGTGCGCACCATCGTGTGGGACACCGAGGGCAACATGTTGGTTTCACAAAACACGCGTGGCATCTCTGTGCACACATTTGGAGATAACGGGTGCATCAATAGCACCACCATGCTTATATCTGGCAACCAAATCAACCACGGCCTTTCCATCACTCCAGACGGCAAGACACTCTATGCCAGCAGTGAGACAACGCTGTGGAGCTGGGCCTACGACTCCCTTACCCGCAAGATCAGCAACCAAAAGACCATCGTCAGGGGCATGTCAACCGGCATCCATTCATCGAGAACGGTTGCCGTAGTCCCCCAGCAGCCCAATCTCGTGTTGCTGCAAGTTGGGTCAAACTCCAACTTTGACATGGCATCTCAGCAGCCTGGCACTGGCAGGGCCATCATCAAAATCTTTGACGCCAGCAAGGCACCTAGCAACGGCTTCAACTACAATACCGAAGGGGAGGTGTATGGATATGGTCTCAGGAATGAGATTGGCTTCACAGCCGATCCCAATGGCGTGTTCTGGGGTGTCGAGAACAGCGGCGAC GACTTTGCCCGAACTGAAAATGGGCAGCGCCGCGATATTCACATCGATAACccggccgagaagctcaatAACC TCGGCGACCCCCTTACCGTTCGAAATGCTTGGTATGGATATCCGACCTGCTTTTCTGTCTGGAACCCGGCCAACTTCCCCAACTCCAATCTCAAGACTGGCTCCCACTTTGTAGTCTCACCAAACTCGTCCTATAACGATGCGACCTGCAACGGTCGAGCAGTGCCACCCCGGCTGACCTTCCAAGCGCACTCGGCCCCCATTGCCAACACATTTGATTTCGATGCAAAGAATATGTATGTCACGTTCCACGGGAGCTGGAATCGACAGCCTGCCACAGGCTTCAAGGTTGTCCAGATTCCCTTCACAAAGTTGGCCAATGGAACGTACGAACCTGTTGCCCCAGCCGACAGCATGACGGGATACAAGGACATTTTCTCGGCACCAAACCCAGGAAGCTGCACTGCCAATGGGCTAACCATGAGCAACTGCTTCCGCTTGACAGCCGCTGCTTGGGATCCGGCGGGCAGAGGGTTGTTTGTGGGAAGCGATAACAGCGCCGAGGGCGAGATTTATGTCTTGACTCCTAATTAG
- a CDS encoding hypothetical protein (EggNog:ENOG503P76H; COG:S) — MSSLHFLAILSPKPDRVARVQEIAESVSNYVKENEPGVLQYQWFRTGTEEKPKIVVWEQYADQAAVDIHKSSSKLAWLVETEEKESNMLEPIEVLPLEPFAGWAPQS, encoded by the exons ATGTCCTCTCTTCACTTCCTCGCCATTTTGTCTCCTAAACCAGACAGGGTGGCGCGG GTACAAGAGATAGCAGAATCTGTCTCCAACTATGTCAAAGAAAATGAGCCCGGGGTGCTGCAATACCAATGGTTCCGAACTGGGACTgaggagaagcccaagatAGTTGTGTGGGAACA ATATGCCGATCAAGCTGCGGTCGATATTCACAAATCGAGTTCGAAGCTGGCGTGGTTGGTTGAGActgaagagaaggagagcaACATGCTGGAGCCGATTGAGGTTCTGCCACTCGAGCCATTTGCTGGGTGGGCACCTCAAAGCTAG
- a CDS encoding hypothetical protein (EggNog:ENOG503NVU3; COG:A), with product MSDNEYDDDVFDHLELDDDDVFDDIDEDELVALERPAKRLKTEASEVERNLALGNSHIALAEQILSNQFGFRAFRHEQAAAIQHILKGDNVLVIFPTGAGKSLCYQIPAIAFPELDGPEGARESAEAGVTIVVSPLMALMKDQVDVLKKRGIPAESIDSNKTWEELQMIYRALARSQLRILYCAPERLNNEGFVETVKRIPGGIRLLAVDEAHCVSEWGHSFRPDYLKVARFVNEIKAGRVVCLTATATPKVAEDICKAFSIQPAYVFRTTPYRPNLELLAKTVCKEYNRDISVSLDIMLGFHVKSESDKRFEELFRFLRANPGPTLIYVAMQQQSDIHAKVLAAQGFKAAPFHAGLKIEVKQRTQDDFLSGKVDIVCATIAFGMGIDKPDIRNVVHWDLSNTVEEYSQQIGRAGRDGKPSKCMFYLAPSAFYLREVFARGDLPSRSSLAGLVFDIFKEALGVPVGGVFKTNHYRHPLSIIYATLELHFGFIRATTSEYSTHKFEAMPSYFGIIKPHMSPVIDAIYKNAKKKLKWYDLDVNEAASYKNTGLTRGDIVAKLNQFDQQGHIRLKASGLMNRYIVQKALPSTLEDKE from the exons ATGTCAGATAACGAGTACGACGACGATGTTTTTGACCATCTTGAacttgacgatgatgatgtgtttGACGACATCGACGAAGACGAGCTTGTGGCCCTCGAGCGACCTGCAAAACGGCTCAAGACCGAAGCATCAGAGGTCGAAAGGAATCTAGCGCTTGGCAATAGTCACATTGCACTGGCCGAACAGATTCTTTCCAACCAGTTTGGCTTCAGGGCGTTCCGACACGAGCAGGCAGCGGCCATTCAGCATATTCTGAAAGGCGATAATGTCCTCGTCATTTTCCCCACGGGCGCAGGCAAGTCGTTGTGCTATCAAATCCCCGCCATTGCCTTCCCCGAGCTGGACGGCCCAGAGGGCGCACGAGAGTCAGCCGAGGCAGGCGTGACCATTGTGGTCTCACCTCTGATGGCCTTGATGAAAGATCAAGTCGATGTTCTCAAGAAACGCGGCATCCCGGCCGAAAGCATTGACTCAAACAAGACTTGGGAAGAACTTCAGATGATATACCGTGCTCTGGCACGATCACAGTTACGGATCTTGTACTGCGCACCAGAGCGACTGAACAACGAGGGCTTCGTCGAAACCGTCAAACGGATTCCTGGCGGCATCCGTTTGCTGGCTGTGGATGAAGCACACTGTGTCTCCGAG TGGGGACATTCATTTCGTCCTGACTATCTCAAAG TTGCTCGATTTGTGAATGAAATCAAGGCAGGGCGTGTCGTTTGTCTCACGGCTACGGCTACTCCCAAAGTTGCCGAGGACATTTGCAAGGCATTCTCAATACAGCCAGCATATGTCTTCCGAACAACACCATACAGACCAAA TCTTGAACTCCTAGCCAAAACTGTTTGCAAAGAGTACAACCGGGATATCAGTGTCTCCCTAGATATCATGCTAGGCTTTCATGTCAAGTCGGAGAGCGACAAGCGCTTTGAAGAATTGTTCAGGTTTCTGCGTGCCAACCCAGGGCCGACTCTCATTTATGTCGCCATGCAGCAGCAATCCGACATCCACGCCAAAGTGTTGGCTGCGCAGGGCTTCAAGGCCGCGCCTTTCCACGCCGGGCTCAAGATCGAAGTCAAACAACGGACCCAAGACGACTTCCTCTCTGGAAAAGTTGACATT GTCTGTGCCACAATTGCATTCGGCATGGGCATCGACAAACCAGATATCAGGAACGTGGTTCACTGGGACTTGTCTAACACAGTCGAAGAATACAGCCAACAGATTGGGCGTGCAGGACGGGACGGAAAACCGAGCAAATGTATGTTCTATCTTGCTCCTAGCGCCTTCTACCTGCGCGAAGTCTTTGCTCGCGGTGACCTCCCGTCAAGAAGCTCGCTGGCCGGATTGGTTTTTGATATCTTCAAGGAAGCTCTAGGGGTCCCTGTTGGGGGTGTCTTCAAGACCAATCACTATCGGCA TCCGCTCAGCATCATCTACGCCACCTTGGAGCTCCATTTCGGCTTCATTCGAGCTACGACCTCGGAGTATTCAACCCACAAGTTTGAGGCTATGCCGTCGTATTTTGGCATCATCAAACCACACATGAGTCCCGTCATCGACGCCATTTACAAGaacgccaagaagaagctcaagtgGTACGATCTTGATGTTAACGAAGCTGCGTCGTACAAGAACACAGGCTTGACCCGTGGCGACATCGTGGCCAAGCTGAACCAGTTTGATCAACAGGGCCACATTAGACTGAAAGCGAGCGGCCTAATGAACCGCTACATTGTCCAAAAAGCCTTGCCCAGCACACTGGAGGACAAGGAATAG
- a CDS encoding hypothetical protein (EggNog:ENOG503NVU3; COG:A), whose translation MQGGHEFDHRLQVFCLVSGTTLWYGPAQRQGKVRALFLLPHRQTNPAPKLTVTPTMASSIQLVLEATNARDDPRFLARGVWYSKPRGDGVETGQEPGALLAEFTKACEKKKINK comes from the exons ATGCAAGGAGGTCATGAGTTTGATCACCGGCTCCAAGTGTTTTGCCTTGTCTCTGGCACAACACTTTGGTATGGGCCTGCCCAAAGACAAGGAAAAGTGCGGGCACTGTTCCTTTTGCCTCACAGGCAAACCAATCCAGCCCCCAAACTCACTGTGACGCCAACGATGGCTTCGAGCATTCAATTGGTCCTCGAAGCTACAAATGCCAGAGATGACCCACGCTTCCTCGCGCGTGGCGTATGGTATTCGAAGCCCCGGGGTGACGGCGTTGAAACTGGACAAGAGCCCGGT GCGCTGTTGGCTGAGTTTACCAAGGCTtgtgagaagaagaagattaaTAAATGA
- a CDS encoding hypothetical protein (COG:G; EggNog:ENOG503NU7U): MGAAAEVSGADRDIPTTESDSVTNEKAVFKNTDSDAVESAGWDETATKKLIRKIDVTLIPFLALLYLLSFLDRTNIGNARLDTLERDLKLDSARLQYNDALAIFFPFYVAAEVPSNMAMKRFRPSIWIPSIMVAWGICTTLMGIVHNYAGLMAVRAVLGIAEGGLFPGITYYITMWYRRHECGLRMAIFFSAATAAGAFGGLLARGIVEMRGVGGLSGWQWIFILEGILTVIIAIVAYFVMQDYPSTAKFLTEEERAEVSARLKRDRSSLADEFDMKYFWAALKDWKIWVHMFITIGVYTGLYSYSLFLPTIINDLGTATSPEMAQLMTVPPYIVACLFCIGAGWHADRRGERGIYMIGFMIMAIVGLICLIATPNAGVRYFGCFLLASGIYPNVPQGVAWNGNNIGGSLKRGVGIAMHVGFGNLGGTISAYLFLTKDRPRYYPGFGTLLACQVMAATLSIFMTIYLRRENARRDREYKPPSEYTEEERVAEREKGDNASFFRYTI, translated from the exons ATGGGTGCCGCCGCAGAGGTCTCCGGCGCCGACCGGGATATTCCCACCACCGAGTCCGACAGCGTCACCAACGAGAAGGCCGTCTTCAAGAACACCGACAGCGATGCCGTCGAGAGCGCCGGCTGGGACGAGACGGccaccaagaagctcatccGCAAGATCGACGTCACGCTGATCCCCTTCCTGGCTCTCCTCTATCTGCTCTCCTTCCTGGACCGTACCAACATCGGCAATGCCCGTCTCGACACCCTCGAGAGGGATCTCAAGCTCGACTCAGCCCGCCTCCAGTACAACGATgccctcgccatcttcttccccttctacGTGGCCGCCGAGGTCCCCTCCAACATGGCCATGAAGCGTTTCCGCCCCTCCATCTGGATTCCCAGCATCATGGTCGCCTGGGGTATCTGCACGACGCTTATGGGTATTGTGCACAACTATGCCGGCCTCATGGCCGTCCGTGCCGTCTTGGGTATCGCCGAGGGTGGTTTGTTCCCCGGTATCACCTACTA catcaccatgtGGTATCGTCGCCACGAGTGCGGTCTCCGCATGGCCATTTTCTTCTCGGCTGCCACCGCTGCCGGTGCTTTCGGTGGTCTCTTGGCTCGCGGTATCGTTGAGATGAGAGGCGTCGGTGGTCTCTCTGGCTGGCAGTGGatcttcatcctcgaggGTATcctcaccgtcatcatcgccatTGTTGCCTACTTCGTCATGCAGGACTacccctccacagccaaGTTCctcaccgaggaggagcgtgCCGAAGTCAGCGCCCGTCTCAAGCGCGATCGGTCCTCGCTGGCCGACGAGTTCGACATGAAGTACTTCTGGGCCGCCCTCAAGGACTGGAAGATCTGGGTGCACATGTTCATCACCATTGGCGTCTACACTGGTCTCTACTCGTACTcgctcttcctccccaccatcatcaacgatctcggcaccgccacctcccccgagaTGGCCCAGCTCATGACTGTTCCTCCCTACATTGTAGCCTGCTTGTTCTGCATCGGCGCAGGCTGGCACGCTGACAGGCGTGGTGAGCGCGGCATCTACATGATTGGATTCATGATCATGGC CATCGTTGGACTGATTTGCTTGATTGCGACGCCGAATGCCGGTGTCCGCTACTTTGgctgcttcctcctcgcctcggGTATCTACCCCAACGTCCCCCAGGGTGTCGCGTGGAACGGCAACAACATTGGCGGTTCCCTCAAGCGCGGTGTCGGCATTGCCATGCACGTCGGCTTCGGCAACTTGGGCGGTACCATTTCTGCCTACCTCTTCTTGACCAAGGACCGCCCCCGCTACTACCCCGGCTTCGGCACTCTTCTCGCCTGCCAGGTCATGGCTGCCACTCTGTCCATCTTCATGACCATCTACTTGCGTCGGGAGAACGCCCGCCGTGACCGCGAGTACAAGCCTCCAAGCGAGTAcaccgaggaggaaagggttgccgagagggagaagggcgACAACGCTAGCTTTTTCCGCTACACCATTTAA
- a CDS encoding hypothetical protein (EggNog:ENOG503NXIV; COG:S): MRSHWVLPLYFTALAASTPKPDHKPESISYITLEEHWVSPALYSYFPTVLSPLPPPVLSATLVSLQEVGPVRLASMKNSSISLQVVSHVASGPEPMQQSPLANSQLFSRIKPCPANFRGFCVLPMAIPAEAASQLKTCVQEYGFVGALIDAYGDKYQFYEGREYDEFWRTVQELDVPVYLHPSFQSLDEGELYYQEDSVAASAGLATASWDWHSRTGLSFLRLYTGGVFERFPKLKIVFGHMGEMVPFYLWRSNAVLSRGRPTSLRDVWRNNIWVAVSAVWDLDVMRMVLAVTDVRRVMYAVDYPFGSNAEGKALMEELRKSKLVSEKEFKGIANGNAKALLRLK; this comes from the exons ATGAGATCCCACTGGGTCCTTCCCCTCTACTTTACCGCTCTCGCGGCCAGTACCCCGAAGCCCGACCACAAGCCCGAATCGATCAGCTACATCACACTCGAGGAGCATTGGGTCTCTCCCGCTCTCTACTCCTACTTCCCTACCGTCCTCTCGCCGCTGCCCCCGCCTGTTCTCAGTGCAACCCTGGTCAGTCTCCAAGAAGTCGGTCCAGTTCGTCTCGCATCCATGAAGAATAGCTCCATCTCTCTGCAAGTTGTGTCTCACGTTGCCTCGGGCCCGGAACCGATGCAACAATCCC CTTTGGCAAACAGCCAGCTATTCTCCCGCATCAAGCCCTGCCCTGCCAACTTCAGGGGTTTCTGCGTGCTCCCAATGGCCATTCCTGCTGAAGCGGCCAGCCAGCTGAAGACATGTGTTCAGGAGTATGGCTTTGTTGGCGCCTTGATTGATGCATATG GCGACAAGTATCAGTTTTATGAAGGAAGGGAATATGATGAATTCTGGCGAACCGTTCAGGAGCTGGACGTTCCGGTATATCTGCATCCTTCCTTCCAGTCGTTGGATGAG GGGGAACTGTACTACCAAGAGGATTCGGTGGCGGCCTCGGCGGGATTGGCTACGGCAAGCTGGGACTGGCACTCGAGAACGGGCCTTTCGTTTCTGAGACTTTATACTGGGGGCGTCTTTGAGAGATTCCCAAAACTGAAGATTGTGTTCGGTCACATGGGAGAAATGGTGCCATTCTATCTGTGGAGGTCAAACGCGGTGTTGAGCAGAGGCAGGCCGACGTCCTTGAGAGATGTATGGAGAAACAATATATGGGTGGCGGTCAGTGCCGTGTGGGATTTGGACGTTATGAGGATGGTGCTTGCTGTGACGGATGTGAGGAGGGTCATGTATGCCGTTGACTACCCGTTTGGCAGCAACGCTGAGGGCAAGGCCTTAATGGAAGAGCTGCGCAAGAGCAAACTGGTGAGCGAGAAGGAATTCAAGGGGATTGCGAATGGAAATGCCAAGGCGTTGTTGCGCTTGAAATGA
- a CDS encoding hypothetical protein (EggNog:ENOG503PADF): MGLPTKRSTPQPYEDYSQVLNFVIWVLAGYATIFIFLRLWGKYYRGRRLWWDDYLLIFSWLALILGCIFQTVDTTLGFGRSQHAIPLENIENSRLLATIAGFFLILAAAWSKTSFGLTLVRLTRTDGFLKRLVWFAIWTTNIFIAGSCIIQWAHCWPLDRIWRQEVPGGKCLPLGLMNGYNMFVAAYSGAVDVMLALLPCKIFWPLMMRRKEKIGITIAMGMGVFAGIASFMKILAIHNVNRPRAGPGKSKLWSQAENNDLT; the protein is encoded by the exons ATGGGTCTTCCAACAAAACGATCAACTCCACAGCCATATGAAGACTACAGCCAAGTCCTCAATTTTGTGATATGGGTACTCGCAGGCTACGCTACGATTTTCATCTTCCTCCGTCTCTGGGGGAAGTACTATCGTGGCCGGCGTCTCTGGTGGGACGACTATCTGCTCATTTTCTCCTGGCTCGCTCTCATACTAGGCTGCATTTTCCAGACCGTCGACACCACATTGGGGTTTGGTCGATCTCAACATGCCATCCCCCTTGAGAACATCGAGAACAGCAGGCTATTGGCTACAATAGCTGGATTCTTCCTCATTCTGGCCGCAGCGTGGTCCAAGACGTCCTTTGGGCTCACTTTGGTCAGATTAACGAGAACAGACGGATTTCTCAAGAGGTTGGTGTGGTTTGCGATATGGACAACCAACATTTTTATAGCCGGGAGCTGTATCATACAGTGGGCACACTGTTGGCCTCTGGATCGGATCTGGAGACAGGAGGTGCCAGGGGGGAAATGCCTGCCACTGGGCCTTATGAATGGTTATAATATGTTTGTTGCCG CCTACTCCGGTGCAGTCGATGTCATGCTCGCCTTATTGCCATGCAAAATCTTTTGgcccttgatgatgaggaggaaggagaagatcgGGATCACTATCgcgatgggaatgggggttTT TGCCGGAATTGCGTCGTTTATGAAGATCCTCGCCATTCACAACGTGAACCGTCCCCGTGCAGGGCCAGGTAAAAGCAAACTCTGGTCCCAAGCTGAGAACAACGACCTAACTTGA
- a CDS encoding hypothetical protein (MEROPS:MER0036028; EggNog:ENOG503P498; COG:S) has protein sequence MASTATPVDLNLPLGAPPGAPPGFTDHTFVSENGVKLSVRVWPADPPVEEPAPFVIWTHGGGWLGGAHFAPLPWLSPGFRTRGYHLVSHNYRLAPQARIDDQLSDCLESVSWLRSNLPSLLGEDKVDVDQYVLVGESAGGHLVTLMAAHLSPPPKAVVDVYGLVDFLSIPHFCDSVQFEPWKPDNPAPWKGEFTDAELDAFLGDRNPENLLTDALAWNEQEVLTEQQIQQYWATDFKYNRRIRLQAELHMRRSLNSDMEGLRKGVMHREKFKTQEDFVAFLEDMSPYRVLMKDQKRTYPPTAFMHGSGDEAVHIDQSYRMAELLKSRGVPVLECYEEGEPHVYDLKYINRNINGWETYVQPVLDFVDSHVGHESKG, from the exons ATGGCGTCGACTGCCACCCCTGTTGATCTCAACCTGCCCCTTGGCGCACCTCCTGGCGCGCCTCCTGGCTTCACTGATCACACATTCGTGTCTGAGAATGGTGTCAAGTTGTCTGTAAGGGTATGGCCAGCAGATCCACCTGTTGAGGAGCCTGCTCCGTTTGTAATATG GACTCACGGAGGCGGTTGGTTGGGCGGTGCTC ACTTCGCCCCTCTGCCCTGGCTCAGTCCTGGATTTCGAACCAGAGGTTACCACTTGGTCTCCCACAACTACCGATTAGCCCCGCAAGCCAGAATTGATGACCAGTTGTCCGACTGCCTGGAGTCTGTTTCTTGGCTTCGGTCAaatcttccttctcttctggGCGAGGACAAAGTCGATGTGGACCAATACGTTCTTGTCGGTGAATCTGCCGGCGGCCACCTGGTCACGCTGATGGCCGCCCATctatctcctcctcccaaagcAGTGGTTGACGTCTATGGCTTGGTGGACTTTCTGTCCATCCCGCATTTTTGTGACAGCGTTCAATTCGAACCGTGGAAGCCTGACAACCCCGCACCATGGAAAGGAGAGTTCACTGACGCCGAGCTCGATGCTTTCCTCGGGGATAGAAACCCAGAGAATCTCCTGACAGATGCACTAGCCTGGAACGAGCAAGAGGTTCTCACGGAACAACAAATACAACAGTACTGGGCCACTGATTTCAAGTACAACAGACGCATCAGACTGCAGGCCGAGCTGCACATGAGAAGATCATTGAACTCTGACATGGAGGGACTGAGAAAAGGAGTGATGCATCGAGAAAAGTTCAAAACTCAAGAGGACTTTGTCGCATTTCTGGAAGACATGTCTCCGTACagggtgttgatgaaggATCAGAAACGAACATACCCGCCGACAGCGTTTATGCATGGGAGCGGGGATGAGGCCGTGCACATTGATCAGAGTTACCGGATGGCAGAGCTGCTGAAGAGCAGAGGGGTTCCTGTACTGGAGTGTTACGAAGAAGGGGAGCCCCATGTCTATGATCTCAAGTATATT AATCGCAACATCAACGGCTGGGAAACGTACGTTCAACCCGTACTCGATTTTGTGGACAGCCATGTGGGTCATGAAAGCAAAGGGTAG